The Lacipirellula parvula genome window below encodes:
- a CDS encoding PEP-CTERM sorting domain-containing protein (PEP-CTERM proteins occur, often in large numbers, in the proteomes of bacteria that also encode an exosortase, a predicted intramembrane cysteine proteinase. The presence of a PEP-CTERM domain at a protein's C-terminus predicts cleavage within the sorting domain, followed by covalent anchoring to some some component of the (usually Gram-negative) cell surface. Many PEP-CTERM proteins exhibit an unusual sequence composition that includes large numbers of potential glycosylation sites. Expression of one such protein has been shown restore the ability of a bacterium to form floc, a type of biofilm.), whose amino-acid sequence MNARICIFLSLISLAIASTVASAYPIRLEHFGEGSGQIGDTIFNNKAFKVTGIADTQNVTFTGMSDPAQPPGIGLFSLNHLVTTIDIQDVGQFRITSGTRTFCNNELSVIGWSRSASLADIFNGPHDPVFSGWRIGSELEETVGIGVLYNYPEDQPVTTTGGDLKFVGQSDVTARFRAVYIPEPSTPHLLALSAVALIRRRRPQPPATSQRKQT is encoded by the coding sequence ATGAACGCCCGCATATGCATTTTTCTCAGTTTGATAAGTCTCGCCATTGCCTCAACCGTAGCTTCAGCTTACCCGATTCGCCTTGAACATTTCGGGGAGGGTTCTGGACAGATCGGAGACACGATCTTCAACAACAAGGCGTTCAAGGTCACAGGGATTGCCGACACACAGAACGTCACATTCACCGGAATGTCCGACCCTGCGCAACCTCCTGGGATAGGACTTTTCTCCCTCAATCACTTAGTTACTACTATAGATATTCAGGACGTGGGACAATTTCGAATAACGTCAGGAACTCGGACCTTCTGTAATAACGAACTTAGCGTGATTGGATGGAGTCGTTCAGCCTCTCTTGCTGACATATTCAATGGCCCACACGATCCTGTTTTTAGTGGCTGGAGAATAGGGTCCGAGCTTGAGGAAACAGTCGGGATTGGTGTTTTGTACAACTACCCCGAAGATCAACCAGTGACGACTACGGGCGGTGACTTGAAGTTCGTCGGCCAAAGTGACGTGACAGCGCGCTTTCGAGCAGTTTATATTCCCGAGCCGTCAACGCCCCACCTGCTAGCTTTGAGTGCCGTGGCGTTGATTCGGCGAAGAAGACCGCAGCCCCCCGCCACTTCCCAGCGAAAGCAGACCTAG
- a CDS encoding BRCT domain-containing protein, which yields MYEDDRHVDHQGYMQYTGKQRLETATNSLYGIIGGLVADRRVNTTELAALTKWLGNYHEFLDRHPFNELIPHIHAVVADGVIDEEERSDLLWLCERFSGAGNYYDDVTADIQQLHGFLGGIVADGRINKQELDELSAWVDDHAHLRACWPYDELETVIAHVLKDGKIDDQEHEALLQFFGEFTITPGRKAVGALDRSSTVSGVCAFAPEIAFENRFFCFTGASKRSTRSGLVEVIQKLGGEFHKSLRNDTHFLIVGANGNPCWAYSCYGRKVEDAVHRRRNGQRVLIVHELDFWDAVADHGGDTLESVNWATAASSPPLTLPRCAARWSGGPPQTHHRSICATDFRQRLQNKRCGERLASSAM from the coding sequence ATGTACGAAGACGACCGTCACGTCGACCACCAGGGGTACATGCAATACACCGGCAAGCAGCGGCTTGAGACCGCGACCAATAGCCTCTACGGAATCATTGGAGGTTTAGTTGCTGACCGCCGCGTCAACACCACAGAGCTTGCTGCGCTGACAAAATGGTTAGGCAACTATCATGAGTTCCTAGACCGGCATCCGTTCAACGAGCTCATTCCTCACATTCACGCCGTCGTCGCCGATGGCGTCATCGATGAGGAAGAGCGATCCGACTTACTCTGGCTCTGCGAGCGATTCAGCGGCGCCGGTAACTATTACGATGACGTGACTGCCGACATACAACAGCTCCACGGGTTCCTCGGAGGCATCGTCGCCGACGGTCGAATCAACAAGCAGGAACTAGACGAGCTTTCCGCTTGGGTGGACGACCACGCGCATCTGCGAGCTTGCTGGCCATACGATGAGCTTGAGACCGTGATTGCGCATGTACTGAAAGACGGGAAGATCGACGACCAGGAGCACGAAGCGCTTCTGCAGTTCTTCGGCGAGTTCACCATTACGCCCGGAAGGAAGGCAGTCGGAGCCCTTGATCGGTCCTCTACCGTGAGTGGAGTTTGCGCGTTTGCGCCAGAAATCGCTTTCGAGAATCGATTCTTTTGCTTTACCGGCGCGTCAAAGCGATCTACACGGTCGGGACTGGTCGAAGTGATCCAGAAACTCGGCGGCGAATTTCATAAAAGCCTTCGCAACGATACGCATTTCCTGATCGTCGGCGCTAACGGCAACCCTTGCTGGGCGTACTCATGCTACGGGCGCAAAGTCGAGGATGCGGTTCATCGTAGGCGGAATGGACAGCGGGTGCTGATCGTTCACGAGCTCGATTTCTGGGATGCAGTTGCCGACCACGGTGGCGATACGCTGGAATCTGTGAATTGGGCCACAGCCGCTAGCAGCCCGCCTCTTACGCTCCCGCGTTGCGCGGCTCGATGGTCGGGCGGACCGCCGCAGACGCACCACCGCTCAATCTGTGCGACCGATTTCCGCCAACGCTTGCAAAACAAACGTTGCGGAGAGAGATTGGCGTCGTCGGCAATGTGA
- a CDS encoding PEP-CTERM sorting domain-containing protein, protein MHLSKAFAAVALCLCCTLRPNYTLAAILLQNEPAALTLGERSNRGTPDWPDRRESGQIINFGTRDVRVTRITWIGHYLDNRGPDWQPIDKAAPNNGGTIDFEISIRHHTTDPRIPIEQTPLDLLNVEATYELLPEYSLTSYRFESIFKTPLLIRYDPTAVHVISVVENDPETDYGFSWNYSALTEPWRRLAAKTNLYGTWFAYGRNQAGLAMTIYGDVIPEPSAIALAGVGAIALAALRRRK, encoded by the coding sequence ATGCACTTATCGAAAGCCTTTGCAGCAGTTGCTCTCTGCCTGTGCTGCACATTGCGGCCGAACTACACATTGGCCGCGATCCTTCTTCAGAATGAGCCGGCGGCGTTAACGCTAGGCGAACGTTCTAATCGCGGAACTCCGGATTGGCCGGATCGACGAGAAAGCGGCCAAATTATCAATTTCGGAACCCGCGACGTTCGGGTGACGCGCATCACCTGGATCGGCCATTACCTAGACAATCGCGGGCCGGATTGGCAGCCGATCGACAAAGCCGCGCCGAATAACGGGGGTACAATTGATTTCGAAATTAGCATTCGGCACCACACGACCGATCCACGGATTCCAATCGAGCAAACCCCGCTGGACCTCTTGAACGTCGAAGCCACTTACGAATTGCTGCCCGAATACAGTTTGACCAGCTATCGCTTTGAATCCATTTTTAAAACGCCTCTTCTAATCCGTTATGACCCTACCGCAGTCCACGTTATTTCGGTTGTCGAGAATGACCCGGAAACTGATTACGGATTCTCGTGGAATTACAGCGCGCTGACGGAACCGTGGAGGCGACTTGCTGCGAAAACGAATCTTTACGGAACTTGGTTCGCATACGGAAGGAATCAAGCGGGGCTTGCGATGACCATCTATGGAGATGTGATTCCTGAGCCTTCAGCCATCGCACTCGCCGGAGTTGGTGCAATCGCCCTCGCCGCCCTCCGTCGTCGCAAATAA
- a CDS encoding PEP-CTERM sorting domain-containing protein (PEP-CTERM proteins occur, often in large numbers, in the proteomes of bacteria that also encode an exosortase, a predicted intramembrane cysteine proteinase. The presence of a PEP-CTERM domain at a protein's C-terminus predicts cleavage within the sorting domain, followed by covalent anchoring to some some component of the (usually Gram-negative) cell surface. Many PEP-CTERM proteins exhibit an unusual sequence composition that includes large numbers of potential glycosylation sites. Expression of one such protein has been shown restore the ability of a bacterium to form floc, a type of biofilm.): MRPSSLVLFILFALLYLPTASAQAPAYAEYNPATGDLRVKGMSEPRLTSFHIFSASSLFDVNYSIASIDLFPSQPLIPQYLRMSPRETFVLWPRELNLDSVLLRKLVPPGTPIEELSYYDPYNAAALRKGTIIQVPEPATLGLLLCGLTALASLRHRPRQVA; encoded by the coding sequence ATGCGGCCCTCTTCTCTCGTTCTCTTCATTCTCTTCGCGCTCCTCTACCTGCCGACGGCGTCAGCGCAGGCGCCCGCCTACGCAGAATATAATCCCGCGACGGGCGATCTGCGCGTCAAAGGAATGAGCGAACCTCGCCTGACTAGTTTCCACATCTTCTCAGCTTCTAGCCTCTTTGACGTCAACTACTCAATTGCTTCGATCGACTTATTCCCATCGCAGCCGCTGATTCCACAGTACCTCCGCATGTCCCCCCGCGAAACCTTCGTTCTCTGGCCGCGAGAGTTAAACTTGGACTCGGTGTTGCTTCGCAAACTCGTTCCTCCAGGAACGCCGATCGAAGAGTTGAGCTACTACGATCCGTACAACGCGGCGGCATTGCGCAAGGGGACGATCATTCAAGTCCCCGAACCCGCGACGCTTGGTCTCTTGCTCTGCGGGTTGACCGCGCTCGCTTCGCTCCGGCATCGCCCTCGACAAGTTGCCTAA
- a CDS encoding DUF1559 domain-containing protein → MNADQPVSQLRILRGELQPTRNWLTPVLKFLALFAIVGLVIAMLLLSMGDAREAARRNSCRNNLKQIGLGLQMYANVHGHYPPAYTTDAEGNRLHSWRTLIVPYMEDWEGYRSIDFTKPWNDPANAKAANAVMECYQCPSVAFDDPKSPLTTYLAVVTPESAIRAANSRTPDELEKVAANALLVIDAPKENAVHWMSPEDVDETALFGMFAGDEPKSQHPIDSFLALFADGHTQLLSKQTDPNSLRAMTTISAEDDGAIPER, encoded by the coding sequence ATGAACGCCGACCAGCCAGTCAGTCAACTACGAATCCTCCGCGGCGAGTTGCAGCCTACCCGCAATTGGTTGACGCCGGTGCTTAAGTTCCTTGCTCTGTTCGCCATCGTCGGCCTCGTCATCGCGATGTTGCTGCTTTCGATGGGAGACGCCCGCGAAGCCGCCCGTCGCAATAGTTGCCGCAACAACCTCAAGCAAATCGGTCTTGGTCTTCAGATGTACGCCAACGTCCACGGCCACTACCCGCCCGCTTACACAACCGACGCCGAAGGCAATCGTCTCCACAGTTGGCGGACGCTTATTGTGCCGTACATGGAAGACTGGGAAGGCTACCGATCGATTGATTTCACGAAACCTTGGAACGATCCTGCAAACGCGAAAGCTGCGAATGCCGTCATGGAATGCTACCAATGCCCGTCCGTTGCGTTCGACGACCCCAAGTCGCCGCTGACAACCTACCTCGCCGTCGTCACGCCGGAGAGCGCGATCCGCGCCGCCAATTCCCGGACGCCCGATGAGCTCGAAAAGGTCGCCGCCAACGCCCTACTCGTCATCGACGCCCCCAAAGAAAATGCGGTCCATTGGATGTCGCCGGAAGACGTCGACGAAACAGCGTTGTTTGGAATGTTCGCGGGTGATGAGCCTAAATCACAGCACCCGATCGATTCTTTTCTCGCCCTATTCGCTGATGGTCATACCCAACTGCTCTCAAAGCAGACCGATCCGAATTCGCTCCGGGCCATGACTACCATTTCCGCCGAAGACGACGGCGCGATTCCCGAGCGCTGA
- a CDS encoding DUF3050 domain-containing protein, which yields MPAVDSLQELQLRLLPLRTTLLEHPLYRRINGAAALRTFMEHHVYAVWDFMSLLKALQRQLTCVEIPWRPTADPAAARLVNEIVLGEETDADGEGGYASHFELYLRAMRDAGANTASIEKFVKHIDEGAGLETALQVAKVPAAAAEFVEATFHTIEQGSLSGLAAAFTFGREDLLPSVFQKIVAEANSTAGGFGRFEFYLKRHIELDGDEHGPMAARLVRSLCGSDAEHWRQAEAGALAALRARVKLWDGVLQAVGP from the coding sequence ATGCCTGCCGTTGATTCGCTGCAAGAACTTCAGTTGCGGCTGCTGCCGCTGCGCACCACGCTGCTCGAACATCCCCTCTACCGCCGGATCAACGGCGCCGCGGCGCTGCGGACGTTTATGGAGCACCATGTGTACGCGGTGTGGGATTTCATGTCGCTGCTCAAGGCGCTGCAGCGGCAACTCACTTGCGTCGAGATTCCGTGGCGGCCGACGGCCGATCCGGCGGCGGCGCGATTGGTGAACGAGATCGTGCTCGGCGAAGAGACCGACGCGGATGGCGAAGGGGGCTATGCCAGCCACTTCGAACTGTACTTGCGGGCAATGCGCGATGCAGGAGCGAACACTGCGTCGATCGAGAAGTTTGTGAAGCACATCGACGAGGGGGCGGGGCTGGAGACGGCTCTGCAAGTCGCGAAGGTTCCGGCGGCGGCCGCGGAGTTCGTCGAGGCGACGTTCCACACGATCGAGCAGGGGAGCTTAAGCGGACTGGCGGCGGCGTTCACGTTCGGGCGCGAGGATTTATTGCCAAGCGTGTTTCAGAAGATCGTGGCGGAAGCCAATTCGACGGCGGGCGGATTTGGGCGGTTCGAGTTTTACCTCAAGCGCCACATCGAACTCGACGGCGACGAGCATGGACCGATGGCGGCGCGGTTGGTGCGATCGCTGTGCGGAAGCGACGCGGAGCATTGGCGGCAGGCGGAGGCGGGGGCGCTGGCCGCGCTGCGAGCACGGGTGAAGTTGTGGGACGGCGTGTTGCAGGCCGTAGGACCATAA
- a CDS encoding winged helix-turn-helix domain-containing protein, translated as MAKKQASNEKKEKPAAAKPAKSAAKPAAAPKTLFNEPAEAKPAKAAKPAAPKKKAPTSAAPAASARPLTVEEIGHVAGEVWGALSANENGGVTLAALKKAVAAPADHVLLALGWLAREDKVELDASKKTPTVTLK; from the coding sequence GTGGCCAAGAAACAAGCATCGAACGAGAAGAAAGAAAAGCCCGCCGCCGCGAAGCCCGCGAAGAGCGCTGCCAAGCCGGCTGCCGCTCCGAAGACATTGTTCAACGAACCGGCCGAAGCGAAGCCCGCCAAAGCCGCCAAGCCTGCTGCTCCGAAGAAGAAGGCCCCTACTTCCGCGGCGCCAGCCGCGTCGGCCCGCCCGTTGACCGTTGAAGAGATTGGCCACGTCGCCGGCGAAGTCTGGGGCGCCCTCTCGGCGAACGAAAACGGCGGCGTCACCCTCGCCGCCCTCAAAAAGGCGGTCGCTGCTCCCGCCGATCATGTGCTGCTCGCCCTCGGCTGGCTCGCCCGCGAGGACAAAGTCGAACTCGACGCGAGCAAGAAGACCCCCACGGTCACCCTCAAGTAG
- a CDS encoding MgtC/SapB family protein, producing the protein MVQEIIDAIAGEFDDLADAGQAAVVVFRLFLAAMLGGALGYERESAGKAAGVRTHMLVAIGAAMFLMANTLAGGGGPENSRIIQGLVAGIGFLGAGAIVKGKTNEEIHGLTTAASIWTTAAIGMTAGLGHASTAILSTFFALVILAVMQRWCGGLHPNGQGHRHGGARHEADARERE; encoded by the coding sequence ATGGTGCAAGAAATCATCGATGCAATTGCGGGGGAGTTCGACGACCTAGCCGATGCCGGGCAGGCGGCGGTGGTGGTCTTTCGGCTGTTTCTCGCCGCCATGCTGGGCGGGGCGCTCGGCTACGAGCGCGAGAGCGCCGGGAAAGCGGCGGGCGTGAGGACGCACATGTTGGTCGCAATCGGTGCGGCGATGTTTCTGATGGCGAACACGCTTGCCGGCGGGGGCGGGCCGGAGAACTCGCGGATTATCCAAGGGCTCGTCGCCGGCATCGGATTTCTGGGCGCCGGGGCGATCGTCAAAGGCAAGACGAACGAAGAAATTCACGGCCTGACGACGGCCGCGAGCATCTGGACGACGGCTGCGATCGGCATGACGGCCGGGTTGGGACACGCCTCAACGGCGATTCTGAGCACATTCTTCGCGCTGGTGATTCTGGCGGTCATGCAGCGGTGGTGCGGCGGGTTGCATCCGAACGGGCAGGGGCATCGCCATGGCGGGGCGCGGCATGAAGCGGACGCGCGGGAGAGAGAGTAG
- a CDS encoding HU family DNA-binding protein, whose protein sequence is MAKAPAKKPPTKTEIFASISEATGVAKKDVSAVFDTLSDEIAKALSKKGAQAFTIPGLCKIVVQHKPAQPAKKNVPNPFKPGEMMDVAAKPAKNIVKVRALKKLKDMA, encoded by the coding sequence ATGGCGAAAGCCCCTGCCAAGAAGCCGCCCACCAAGACTGAAATCTTCGCGAGCATCTCGGAAGCCACCGGCGTGGCCAAGAAGGACGTCTCGGCTGTGTTCGACACCCTGTCGGACGAAATCGCGAAGGCCCTCAGCAAGAAGGGCGCGCAAGCCTTCACGATCCCCGGTCTGTGCAAGATCGTGGTCCAGCACAAGCCGGCCCAACCGGCCAAGAAGAACGTCCCGAACCCCTTCAAGCCAGGCGAGATGATGGACGTGGCTGCCAAGCCCGCCAAGAACATCGTCAAGGTTCGCGCCTTGAAGAAGCTGAAGGACATGGCCTAA